The Rhabdothermincola salaria genome segment CGACGGGCCGGTGTTCGTGCACGAGGGGTTCTACGGGGCGGTGGCCCCGTCGCTGGTGCGCGCCACCGGCTACGACGGCGGGTTGTTCGTGTACCTGCACGCCCAGGTGTCCAAGACGTACTCGCGGCGCGAGCTGCGGCGCCTGCTCGACCCGGTCGATGCCGTGGTGTGCGTGTCGGGCGCCATGCGCGACGTGCTCGCCGACCGTCTCGGCGGGGGCCGGTGGGCCGACCGGCTGGCGGTGGTCAACAACGCGGTGGACGTGGACCGGTTCACCCCGGCAGTCGCGCAGCCCCACGCCGACGGGTCGGGGCCGCCGGTGGTGCTGTTCGTCGGGGCCATGATCCCCGCCAAGGGCCCCGACGTGCTCCTCGACGCCCTGGTGCTGCTGGCCGAGCGGGGGGTGGAGGTGCAGGCCCGTTTCGTGGGCAGCTCCACCCATGCCCCCGGGCTGCCGCTGAGCCGGTTCGAGCGCCGGCTGCGGCGCCGAGCCGAACGCCTGGGCGACCGGGTGACGTTGGTGCCCTACGTGCCCAACGCCGAGGTGCCCGAGCTGTACCGGGCCGCCGACGTGTTGGTGGTGCCCAGCCAGTTCGCCGACCCGTGCCCGTTGGTGGTGCTGGAGGGGATGGCCTCCGGCCTGGCCGTGGTGGCCACCCCGCGCGGTGGCGCCCCCGAGATCGGCGCCGACGCAGTGGACTACGCCGACGGGGCCGAGGGCCTGGCCGCGGTGCTGGCCGTGCTGGCCACCGACCCGGAGCGCCGGCGGGCCCAGGGTGAGCGCGGTCGCCGCCAGGCCGAGGCCTCGACGTGGGCTCACCGTCTCGAGCGGCTGCGCGCCGTGGTCGACGCGACGGCGGCGGGCGCGGGGTCGGCATCGTGAGCCCCGAGCCGACCGAGCCGACCGAGCCGACCGACGCCACCGCAGCGGCCGGAGCCCGGCCCGCGGTCGACCCCGGGGGCGAGCGGCTGCGCCCGCTGCGCCCGGACTGGCTGATCATCGGCGCCCAGAAGTGCGGGACGACGTCGCTGGCGGTCGCCCTGGGCCGGCACCCCGACATCTTCGTGCCGGCGGGCAAGGAGGCCCACCACTTCGGCACGGTGCACGACGCCGGGGTGGGCGGTGAGGACTACGCCGGGTTCTTCGCCGGATGGCAGGGCGAGCGCCTGATCGGTGAAGCCACCCCCGAGTACCTGTACCTG includes the following:
- a CDS encoding glycosyltransferase family 4 protein, which gives rise to MTWWHLTMPFSTDGSAVNNVIREVTRAAAADGIDSVVVGSHNRTYEFPHARVETVDHAAHLDHEYLTRPQMLADAALGRVGRARPWAGRLYRPAAEQLGSVDGPVFVHEGFYGAVAPSLVRATGYDGGLFVYLHAQVSKTYSRRELRRLLDPVDAVVCVSGAMRDVLADRLGGGRWADRLAVVNNAVDVDRFTPAVAQPHADGSGPPVVLFVGAMIPAKGPDVLLDALVLLAERGVEVQARFVGSSTHAPGLPLSRFERRLRRRAERLGDRVTLVPYVPNAEVPELYRAADVLVVPSQFADPCPLVVLEGMASGLAVVATPRGGAPEIGADAVDYADGAEGLAAVLAVLATDPERRRAQGERGRRQAEASTWAHRLERLRAVVDATAAGAGSAS